Below is a genomic region from Puniceicoccales bacterium.
TAAATAGTGATTAGGTTTTGTAATAGCTGTTTTTAAAAGAGATCCGATGGGTTTGGAAATGTTGGATTTTTATTAGGCCATTTCAGCGGCTAGGGACATCAGGGTTTCGCGGCCGATTCGGCCATGAAGATATTGATCTATGGTGACGTTTTTTAGAAACTCTATGCCTTCAGTCTTTGCCAAGGCTCGTAGCTGATCCTCATCGCTACGTCCATGGATTAGCTTCTGCATGGCATCGCTGATGTGTAATATCTCAAACAGGGCCAGGCGGCCCTGGTGACCTGTGCCGAAGCAATGGTTACAGCCACTTGGTTCATAGACTGTTACATCGTCCGGGATGCTATAGCCAGTGGATATTTCATCGATTAGCTTCCTATCTGGCTCCCCAGGGGTTAGGCATTTTAGGCAGGGTTTCCTGGCTAGCCTTTGAGCCATAACACCTCTCAGGGTAGCCGCTATCAAATAGGATGGTATGCCCAGGTCACCTAGCCTGGTTATCGCGCTGATGGTATCCTTTGCATGGACTGTGCTCAAAACTAGGTGGCCGGTCAATGCAGCTCGAATGGCTATTTCAGCCGTTTCTTTGTCCCTTATTTCTCCAATCAATATGATATTTGGAGCCTGCCGAAGCATCGATCTAAGCGCTGTGGCAAAAGTCATACCTATGGTTTCATTCACCGATACCTGGTTGATGCCAGCTAATTGGTATTCAACCGGATCTTCCACCGTTATTACTTTTCTTTCGCTTGAAGATATTTTTTTGATTATTGAATACAATGTGGTGGATTTGCCCGATCCCGTTGGGCCAGCCACGATTATTATGCCATTTTGGACTGCCACCAATTCTTCGAGTTTTTTTATATCGATTTCTCTAGCTCCTAGATTTTTTAGTGAAAACATTTTTTCATCGCTTTGGAGAAGTCTTAGTACTACGCATTCACCGAGGTAACCAGGTAAAATTGATACCCGTACATCAAATTGTTCTTCCCTGTGTTTGATTGAAAATCTTCCGTCCTGGGGTAGGCGTTTTTCATCTATTTTCAGCTTTGCCAGGATTTTTATTCTTGCGATAACTCCGCCGTGAAGATTTTCTGGCAATTTTGCTATGGTACGCAGCCTACCATCGACCCTGTAGCGAACCCTTAGATAGGTTCTAAATTTTTCGAAATGAATATCCGATGCGCCGGTTTCGATGGCCTGGATTATCCAGTGATCCAAAAACTCTTCCGGTGAAACTTTGTCTCGGCTAACTGTCTCAGCTTCCTGGGATGGATTGGTTTCCTGAATATCTGTATTGTCCTTAGCATTTGATTTTTCACCGGTTTCTTTTGCTTTATTACGGAATATTGAACGTAGCAAGGACATAACTAGCGCTCCTTTTTCATTTTATTGATCCTGGCGATGGTTTCATTTAGTTCTAGCACAAGTGGTTCGAGGTCCTGCAATCTCATCTCAGCGAAGACTAAAATTGTCCCATCGTTGATTGCATGGTCGATGACGGAAAATCCAACTACTTTGCCGTTTACCGTTAGGATAAGCCTGTTGTCCAGGCTATCAATGGAGATTTTATATAGGTCGTAACTTGCTCTTTCAGATAGGGTTACCATAAGGCATTTGCCATAGTCAACATCAACAATCTCTACAGATTTTATGTCCACGGATGTAAAAACAGGCTGTGGAAATATGGGTATCGAAATCTTGCTGATCGGCAGAATAGCATTCCTGGTGAAGGGACCAGACCAGGAATCTGCCTCTATATAGACCATAATATCTGTTGTCGGTATGTCTATTTTATGGCTACAGCCAGTCAAAAAACAAACAGCACACAAATAGACGAAAACAAAATTTTTTCCAATCAACGGCATAGCTGACTTAGTGTAAGGGTTTTGTTTAGTTTTGAAAGTGATAAGATAGAAATAAGAGTGAAATTAACGATGTGGCCGATTACTGCTCGGGAATGCAACGATTTCTTCAAGCTGTAAGCCAGTCAATTTTTCTATGCCAGAAATCAATTTGCATAGTGAAATCATCAAAATGACTGTGCATGGAAGTACTATGACCGGATAACTCCATAGTGTCATTCTACCAAGTTCTTTGTTGAACGCGGAGGTTCCTGTATCACTTTTTATCAATATTACAGCCAGGATATAGTTTAGGATTGCACTGATCCAAAACGATGATGAAACCCAGAGTGTACCTCTTCTTATCAATTTATCAAAGGCTGGTCGGTTGCTGTTTTTTTCGAGCGCTTCTTCTATTTTTGACGTATTTAATATGTTATCTTGAAACAGCAGTATTCTCATCAGCGGTGAATTTGTCCATATGGACGCTGTTACAAATAGGCCAAGAATAAGTGGTACAGCGGCTTCTTTGATTGCAATCCATTCTTTTGGCAGTTGGAGCAGTCCTATGCCTCCGGTCAGGAAAATGCTGACAAACCCCATGATTGAAAACGTGTTATATTTTTTCGATTTGGCAAAGTCAACAATACCGTAGACTATAGGAAAACCCAATGCTATTAATAGGGCTAGCAACGGCGTTATATCAAGCCAGTCATCGGCTTTAGACATGACAATAGAAGGAATCACTATATTAAACATCATGTCCAAAAGCAGATCGCCTTTAGTCTTGGCTGTCATCGTCAACTATGGTGTCTGGCTGGCCTTTTTCAGTTTTTCTAATTTTTGAAATGTGTCTTGTAATACCTAGGGCCATATAGGATAGGAATATCATGGCCATGGAGAATTCATGAAACCAGACTATGATGGCAATGATTGCTATAGCTACTACGAAGGTATTTAACTTGGTTTTGGTGGTCCAGTCAACCTTCTTGAAGCTTGGGAATGTTATGGTACTGACCATCAGGTAGGCAATTAAGAGCATCAATGGTGGCAATGTTATTAAAAACCCATTACTGAGTTCATAGGTGTTTATTATCATTACAATGGAGACTATTGCACCGGCCGCAGCAGGAACCGGTAATCCAAGAAAATCCTTTGATGATTTTTTAGCCTCATCCTGGGGTAGAAGTGGATGGGTTATCACATTAAACCTAGCCAACCTGATACCAGCACACAGCAAATACACAAAACCTATGAGCCAACCAATCTGTCTAAAAATTGTAAGACCTTCGGTGGGTGAAAGTATTAGGAAAAATACCATCAGCGCCGGAGCGACACCAAAGGAAACCATATCGGCAATCGAATCGAACTCCATTCCAAATAGTGATTCACGTTTTCCGAGTCTGGCAACCCGGCCATCAAGTGCATC
It encodes:
- the pssA gene encoding CDP-diacylglycerol--serine O-phosphatidyltransferase; its protein translation is MKKKFETVEDASRIYLLPNFFTASNLFFGFAAIIRCIQAKYTAATPSVSHQYYTQAVWLVLFAALADALDGRVARLGKRESLFGMEFDSIADMVSFGVAPALMVFFLILSPTEGLTIFRQIGWLIGFVYLLCAGIRLARFNVITHPLLPQDEAKKSSKDFLGLPVPAAAGAIVSIVMIINTYELSNGFLITLPPLMLLIAYLMVSTITFPSFKKVDWTTKTKLNTFVVAIAIIAIIVWFHEFSMAMIFLSYMALGITRHISKIRKTEKGQPDTIVDDDSQD
- a CDS encoding GspE/PulE family protein — translated: MSLLRSIFRNKAKETGEKSNAKDNTDIQETNPSQEAETVSRDKVSPEEFLDHWIIQAIETGASDIHFEKFRTYLRVRYRVDGRLRTIAKLPENLHGGVIARIKILAKLKIDEKRLPQDGRFSIKHREEQFDVRVSILPGYLGECVVLRLLQSDEKMFSLKNLGAREIDIKKLEELVAVQNGIIIVAGPTGSGKSTTLYSIIKKISSSERKVITVEDPVEYQLAGINQVSVNETIGMTFATALRSMLRQAPNIILIGEIRDKETAEIAIRAALTGHLVLSTVHAKDTISAITRLGDLGIPSYLIAATLRGVMAQRLARKPCLKCLTPGEPDRKLIDEISTGYSIPDDVTVYEPSGCNHCFGTGHQGRLALFEILHISDAMQKLIHGRSDEDQLRALAKTEGIEFLKNVTIDQYLHGRIGRETLMSLAAEMA